One window of the Flavobacteriaceae bacterium YJPT1-3 genome contains the following:
- a CDS encoding LacI family DNA-binding transcriptional regulator, translated as MKRKLTLKLIAKELDVSISTVSKALRDSAEISEDTRQKIKAFAKLYNYKPNNIALSLKNRKTRTIGIIIPQIVHHFFTTVIRGIEQMAREHGYNVIICLSNNDFDKEVLNMELLANGSTDGFIISLSKETMHKQDYHHLNEAIDQGMPIVMFDRVVDGIPCDKVSIDDKDGAKKGVAHLLKSGCRRIGIITTEDYVSVGVKRTQGYMEALESYGLKVDPKLILKLDNIDKCGEGCTQKINEFLDANRDIDAVFAVNELFAVKAAKYLLQKGIKIPDQVAILSFSDGELSQHFVPSLSTVSQHGEEMGRKAAEILINKLERPEDEEEEYTTAYIETSLIQRDSTRKTLV; from the coding sequence ATGAAAAGAAAACTCACCTTAAAATTGATCGCCAAAGAGCTGGATGTTTCCATCTCTACCGTATCTAAAGCCTTGCGGGACAGCGCGGAGATAAGCGAAGACACCCGGCAGAAGATCAAGGCCTTCGCCAAGCTGTACAATTACAAGCCCAACAACATTGCGCTCAGTTTAAAAAACCGGAAAACACGGACCATCGGGATCATCATCCCGCAAATTGTGCATCACTTCTTTACTACGGTGATCCGCGGTATCGAACAAATGGCCCGGGAGCACGGCTACAATGTGATCATTTGCCTCTCCAACAATGATTTTGACAAAGAGGTACTGAATATGGAACTCCTGGCCAACGGCAGTACGGATGGTTTTATCATTTCGTTGTCTAAAGAAACCATGCATAAACAAGATTACCATCATTTGAATGAAGCCATCGATCAGGGGATGCCCATAGTCATGTTTGATCGCGTAGTGGACGGAATTCCCTGTGATAAGGTATCGATCGATGATAAAGATGGGGCCAAGAAAGGGGTAGCGCATTTACTGAAATCGGGTTGCCGCCGTATCGGGATCATCACGACCGAAGATTATGTGAGTGTAGGGGTGAAGCGCACCCAAGGCTATATGGAAGCCCTGGAATCCTACGGCCTGAAAGTCGATCCTAAACTCATTCTCAAGCTGGACAATATTGATAAGTGTGGGGAAGGCTGTACGCAGAAAATCAATGAGTTTCTCGACGCCAACAGGGATATTGATGCGGTTTTTGCGGTAAACGAACTCTTTGCGGTCAAGGCCGCCAAATACCTCTTACAGAAAGGCATTAAAATACCGGATCAAGTAGCCATCTTAAGCTTTTCGGACGGGGAACTCTCTCAGCATTTCGTGCCTAGTCTATCTACCGTGAGTCAACACGGAGAGGAAATGGGAAGAAAGGCCGCTGAAATTCTGATCAATAAATTAGAGCGTCCGGAAGATGAAGAAGAAGAATACACCACGGCCTACATTGAAACCAGTTTGATACAGCGCGATTCTACGCGCAAAACTTTGGTATAA